In the genome of Patescibacteria group bacterium, one region contains:
- the serS gene encoding serine--tRNA ligase produces the protein MLDIKFIRENKDIVAAIIKNRNKEVDLDQLIALDDERRAVMTIAEKKRAEQNEASAKIAQAQTPEERQQLIDAMQQVKVDFQAAEEQTREVTKKYMALMLKVPNITSPDTPIGKDEEENKILRQVGEIPKFSFQPKEHDELGKNLGILDTERAGEISGTRFAYLKGDLALLQFALIQFGLEILTNKEKIEEIAQDANLTVPVTAFTAVVPPVFIKPAIQNRMARFMNPEEHYMFPNDDLMLIGSAEHTLGPLHMDQILTEKELPIRYVGYSSAFRREAGTNGKDTRGIIRQHQFDKLEMETFCLPENSIQEQSFLVAIQEYILTSLKLPYQVIAVCTGDMGFPDYRQIDIETWMPGQNRYRETHSADLTGNFQSRRLNTRVKRADGKNDLVHMNDATAIAVGRMLVAIMENNQNEDGSITIPEVLRKYMGGRDVIKKA, from the coding sequence ATGTTGGACATTAAATTCATCCGGGAAAATAAAGACATTGTTGCTGCGATAATTAAAAATAGAAATAAAGAAGTTGATCTTGATCAGCTTATTGCTCTTGATGATGAACGTCGAGCTGTAATGACAATTGCAGAAAAGAAGCGTGCTGAACAAAATGAAGCTAGTGCAAAAATTGCACAGGCTCAAACTCCTGAAGAACGACAACAACTTATTGATGCAATGCAACAAGTGAAAGTTGATTTTCAAGCTGCTGAAGAACAAACACGAGAGGTCACAAAGAAATACATGGCTCTCATGCTTAAAGTTCCAAACATTACATCTCCTGACACTCCAATTGGAAAAGATGAAGAAGAAAATAAAATCTTGAGACAAGTTGGAGAAATTCCAAAGTTTTCATTTCAACCTAAGGAGCACGATGAACTGGGGAAAAATTTGGGTATATTAGATACCGAGCGAGCAGGGGAAATTTCTGGAACTCGATTTGCATACCTTAAGGGCGACTTAGCATTACTTCAGTTTGCGCTTATTCAATTTGGATTAGAAATACTCACAAATAAAGAAAAAATAGAAGAAATTGCTCAGGATGCAAATCTTACGGTGCCTGTCACAGCATTTACTGCTGTAGTTCCTCCCGTATTTATAAAACCAGCAATTCAAAATCGAATGGCTCGGTTTATGAATCCTGAAGAACATTATATGTTCCCAAATGATGATTTGATGCTCATTGGAAGTGCGGAACACACTCTCGGTCCACTACATATGGATCAAATACTTACTGAAAAAGAATTACCAATTCGATATGTTGGCTACTCAAGTGCATTTCGACGTGAAGCGGGAACAAATGGTAAAGACACTCGTGGAATTATTCGTCAGCATCAGTTTGATAAATTAGAAATGGAAACATTTTGTCTTCCAGAAAATTCAATTCAGGAGCAGTCATTCCTTGTTGCTATTCAAGAGTATATTTTAACTTCTCTTAAATTACCGTATCAGGTAATTGCCGTATGCACGGGTGATATGGGATTCCCAGATTATCGTCAGATAGATATTGAAACGTGGATGCCTGGACAAAATCGATATCGAGAAACTCATAGTGCAGACCTCACAGGAAATTTTCAGTCTCGAAGATTAAATACTCGAGTAAAACGTGCCGACGGTAAGAATGATCTTGTTCACATGAATGATGCTACTGCTATTGCTGTGGGACGAATGCTTGTTGCTATTATGGAGAACAATCAAAACGAAGATGGTTCAATTACTATCCCAGAAGTACTCAGAAAATACATGGGAGGCAGGGATGTTATAAAAAAGGCCTAA
- the dprA gene encoding DNA-processing protein DprA: MIRKLEKHEFPYQLLQIPQPPEHLYIEGMLPKADAKLLCVVGARQNTHYGKEVTEKLIASLAGKNISIVSGLAMGIDTIAHKAALKAGLHTLAVPGSGLNRKVLYPSINKNFADEIIKSGGGLLSEFEPDFVSTMWAFPKRNRIMAGLCHAVLIIEAEKKSGTLITARLATDYNKDVFVVPGQIFAQNSEGPHLLLRLGATPITCEKDLHEALGFDTLFENLTPEQKYFDCSEQEKKIISILKDSMSRDDLIRAVGIPIHELNMLLSLLEIKGHIQEHLGLIHLA; the protein is encoded by the coding sequence ATGATTCGTAAATTAGAAAAACATGAGTTTCCCTATCAACTGTTACAGATTCCCCAGCCGCCAGAGCACCTATATATAGAAGGAATGCTTCCAAAAGCTGATGCAAAGCTCTTGTGTGTGGTCGGCGCGAGACAAAATACACACTACGGCAAAGAAGTAACAGAAAAGCTTATCGCAAGCTTAGCTGGCAAAAACATATCTATAGTATCGGGACTTGCCATGGGCATAGATACTATTGCTCATAAAGCAGCACTCAAAGCCGGGTTGCATACACTTGCTGTGCCTGGGTCGGGCTTAAACCGCAAAGTCCTCTACCCTTCTATTAACAAGAACTTCGCAGATGAAATTATAAAATCAGGAGGCGGATTACTTTCTGAATTTGAACCAGACTTTGTTTCAACCATGTGGGCATTCCCCAAGCGAAATAGAATCATGGCCGGACTGTGTCATGCGGTACTTATCATAGAAGCAGAGAAAAAATCAGGAACGCTCATTACTGCACGTTTAGCAACAGACTATAATAAAGATGTGTTTGTAGTTCCTGGCCAAATATTTGCTCAAAATTCTGAAGGACCGCATTTATTATTAAGACTGGGAGCAACTCCAATCACGTGTGAGAAAGATCTCCATGAAGCATTAGGCTTTGATACACTTTTTGAAAATCTCACACCTGAACAGAAATATTTTGACTGTAGTGAGCAAGAAAAAAAGATAATTTCTATTCTCAAAGATTCTATGTCTCGTGATGATTTAATTCGCGCCGTTGGAATACCGATCCATGAACTTAATATGCTACTTTCGCTCTTAGAAATTAAAGGCCACATACAAGAGCATTTAGGACTTATCCATCTAGCCTAA